The Dasypus novemcinctus isolate mDasNov1 chromosome 12, mDasNov1.1.hap2, whole genome shotgun sequence genome includes a window with the following:
- the A4GALT gene encoding lactosylceramide 4-alpha-galactosyltransferase has product MPRPPDCLLRPLQGTARQRLCTLVVIGFKFTVFLSVLIYWQVAGGPEGPGQPYNLPADVPCPRLAAPPPSAATPSPGAIFFLETSDRTNPNFLFMCSVESAARTHPESRVVVLMKGLAGGNASLPRHLGISLLGCFPNVRLRPLRLEELFRGTPLAAWHAAARRRWEPYLLPVLSDAARIALLWKFGGVYLDTDFIVLRSLRHLSNALGAQSRYVLNGAFLAFERRHAFLALCMRDFVAHYNGWIWGHQGPQLLTRVFKRWCSLRSLRESRGCRGVTALPREAFYPIPWQSWKKYFEDISPDELARLLNATYAVHVWNKKSQGTRLRATSRALLAQLHARYCPATHAAMKMYA; this is encoded by the coding sequence ATGCCCAGGCCCCCCGACTGCCTGCTGCGGCCGCTCCAGGGCACCGCCCGGCAGCGGCTCTGCACCCTGGTGGTCATCGGCTTCAAGTTCACGGTGTTCCTCTCGGTCCTGATCTACTGGCAGGTGGCGGGGGGCCCCGAGGGCCCAGGGCAGCCCTATAACCTGCCGGCCGACGTGCCCTGCCCGCGCCTGGCGGCGCCCCCGCCCTCCGCCGCCACCCCCTCCCCGGGCGCCATCTTCTTCCTGGAGACTTCGGACCGGACCAACCCCAACTTCCTGTTCATGTGCTCGGTGGAGTCGGCCGCCAGGACGCACCCCGAGTCCCGGGTGGTGGTGCTGATGAAGGGGCTGGCGGGCGGCAACGCCTCGCTGCCGCGCCACCTGGGCATCTCGCTGCTCGGCTGCTTCCCCAACGTGCGGCTGCGGCCGCTGCGCCTGGAGGAGCTGTTCCGCGGCACGCCCCTGGCGGCCTGGCACGCGGCGGCGCGGCGCCGCTGGGAGCCCTACCTGCTGCCCGTGCTCTCGGACGCCGCCAGGATCGCGCTGCTCTGGAAGTTCGGGGGCGTCTACCTGGACACCGACTTCATCGTGCTGCGCAGCCTGCGGCACCTGAGCAACGCGCTGGGCGCGCAGTCGCGCTACGTGCTCAACGGCGCCTTCCTGGCCTTCGAGCGGCGCCACGCCTTCCTGGCGCTGTGCATGCGCGACTTCGTGGCCCACTACAACGGCTGGATCTGGGGCCACCAGGGCCCGCAGCTGCTCACGCGGGTCTTCAAGCGCTGGTGCTCGCTGCGCAGCCTGCGGGAGAGCCGCGGCTGCCGCGGCGTCACGGCCCTGCCGCGCGAGGCCTTCTACCCCATCCCCTGGCAGAGCTGGAAGAAGTACTTCGAGGACATCAGCCCCGACGAGCTGGCGCGGCTGCTCAACGCCACCTACGCCGTCCACGTGTGGAACAAGAAGAGCCAGGGCACGCGCCTGCGGGCCACGTCCCGCGCGCTGCTGGCCCAGCTCCACGCCCGCTACTGCCCGGCCACGCACGCGGCCATGAAGATGTACGCGTGA